From Archaeoglobus sulfaticallidus PM70-1:
GTCAATAGATTTATAAGATTATGTTATGAGAGAGGAGTCTCAGAAATTGTCATAGGTGATTTGAAAGGGATTCGAAACAACAATAATGGAATTAAAAAATTCAACTCAATGATTCACAACTTCTGGAGTCATGACTATCTGATTCAGAGAATTAAAGAAAAAGCAGAAGAATACGGGATGAAAGTGACACAGGTGGATGAAAGCTATACTTCATCCAGATGCCCAAGATGTGGTTCTGTAAAGGTATATAAACACAAAAGACTGTTTAAATGTCTTAACTGTGGATTGGAAGCACATAGAGATGCTGTTGGCTGTGTGAATATAGGGGTTGCTCAGGGTAATAACCCTGGGGAACTCATTAACGGGGCAGTGGCATGCCCTGTGTTTCTGAGAGTAGAGGAAGGGGCTGAGGTAAAAGCCGATGTAGCCCCGATGTCCGTGAAGCTCTCAGAAGCACGAACCTCACACGCTTTAGCGTGAGAGGATGTCAGTTGTAATAAGCCTCTCACCAGGCATACCACTTATTCCATTAATGCTCGCCGCAAATAGTTCAATCGAGCTGATGTCAATAACAATCAGCTTCGCTTCAGCAACCATAGTAACAGTAGTGATCCTGACATATATTTCATATAAAGCGTTCAGGCCGCCAGAGATCTTTCATGGACGGGAAGATGTCATTGCCGGATTGATCATCGCAGCCGTTGGAGCGATAACCCACATAATAGAGATCAAGCCCAAAAGGGTGACGCAATGAAGGAGACAAAGCCTGAGATTATAGGAGTTCTCTTCGCAAAGCTGAAGCCAAACAAAAAAGATGTTTTCGCGGATATCGGGTGCGGGAGTGGAGCAGTATCGGAGTTTTTTTCGAGATATGTTAGCAAGGTGTATGCTGTCGAAAGGGATGAATCGATGCTCCAAATCGCAAAGGAGAGGCTTAAAGGTAACAACATTGAACTCATACTGTCTGACGGCTATGACTTTCTCAAAGAGCATGATTGCGATATCGCTTTCTTTGGCGGGACAAAAGGCATAGAGAGAATGCTTGAGGTCTGCGATGCTGAAAGGATTGCTGTCAATGCTGCTCGCATCGAGGTTGCAGTTGAAGTTACAAAGAAGATGAAATCCATGGGTATTTTCGATGAGGTTTTAATTCTGAACATCTCGAGAAGCTACGAGCTTGCTGGAGGGACTGCTTTCAGAACCCTCAATCCAGTGTTCATGATACTCGGAAAAAGATGAGGTGATCATTTGCTGTATGGAGTTGGACTCGGACCGGGTGATAAAAAGCTTCTGACCTTAAGGGCTGTAGAGATAATTAAAGAGGTAGATGAAGTTATCGTCCCAGGAAAGATGGCTTATGAGCTGATAAAGGATATCAGAGAGCCAAGAATAGTTGAGTTTCCGATGGGTAAGAGTGAAGAGGTCGCGAGAAGCCTTGCCAGGGAGATCTCTGAGAGAGATGATGACACAGCCTTCTGCTGTATTGGTGATCCAATCTTTTATTCTACCTTCCACCACATAGTCGAGGAATTGCTTGCTATAAATCCAGAAGCAGAAGTTGAGGTCATACCGGGGGTTTCGAGCATCAATTCAGCCCTTGCGAAAACCAGAACATTCATCAACAATTCGATGCTGCTGACAACCCAGGATTTCTTCGATGTGGATGTCGCTGTTGTTCTGAAGGCAAAAAGATCGAAAGAGGTTGTAGAGAAGCTGAAAGAGAGAGGCTTTAACGAGTTTATACTGATCGAAAGGATGTTCATGGATGGTGAGAAAGTATATGAAAGCATCCCGAACAGGGCAGATTACTTCAGTGTTCTGATAGCGAAGAAGTGATGTTGATGTTTTTGAATCTATGTTTGTCTAAGTTTATCCAGCCTTGTCCAGTTCATCTGGCTTCGTCTGGATAACTGTCCACCAGAATATACAGCCAGATGGACAATATTTTTAACACATGAATCTACTCTCTTCATGCCTTATCAGGATTTGAGAGACTTCATTCATAAGCTTGAGGAGGAGAACGAGCTCGCAAGAATCAGGGAAGAGATCAGTCCAGAGCTTGAGATGACTGTTATCGCAGAAAAAGCTGTCAAGAATGGTGGAAAAGCTCTTCTGTTCGAGAAACCGAAAGGTTACGACATTCCAGTTCTGATGAATGCCTTCGGAACCGAAAAGAGAATGAAGATGGCTCTGGAGGTTGAAAGGCTTGAAGAAATTGGAGAAAGGCTAATAGGATTGACCAAGATAAAGCCTTCCGGTCTTATTGATGGGCTGAAGAACATATCCGTTTTGAAGGATGCAATGAGCTTCATACCGAAAAAAGTCAGGAAAGGTGCGTGTAAGGAGGTTATAACCGAACCGGATTTAAGCAAATTCCCGATCCTCAAATGCTGGCCCGGAGATGCTGGCAGATTCATAACTTTCCCTGTGGTGATAACAAAAGACCCCGAAACAGGGGAGCTAAACGCCGGGATGTACAGGATGCAGGTTTTCGATGAGAAAACTACAGGGATGCACTGGCAGATCCACAAGCATGGTGCAGAGCATTTCAGAAAATCTGAAGGTAAAATAGAGGCTGCCGTGGCTATTGGAGTTGATCCAGCTGTGCTGTATGCCTCAACTGCCCCACTCCCAACTGGAATGGATGAGTTCATGTTTGCGGGGTTCATCAGGAGGGAGAGGGTTAAGCTCGTTGATTGCGAGACCGTAGACCTGATGGTTCCGGCAGATGCGGAAATTGTGCTCGAGGGATATGTTGAGGGAGAAAGGATAGAGGGGCCTTTCGGAGACCATACCGGATACTACACCCCACCTGAAAAGTATCCCGTTTTCCATGTAACCGCAATAACACACAGAGAGAATCCGATATATCACGCAACCGTGGTTGGAAAGCCTCCAATGGAGGATGCCTGGCTCGGAAAAGCAACCGAGAGAATATTTCTTCCGGTTTTGAGGATGCTATTTCCGGAAATCGTGGACATAAACCTCCCCATAGAGGGAACTTTCCACAATCTCGCCATAGTCTCAATAGACAAGAAGTATCCGGGACATGCGAAAAAGGTAATGTTCGCCCTATGGGGAATCGGGATGCTGTCTCTGACGAAGATAGTCATAGTTGTTGACAGCGATGTGAATGTTCAGAACCTCTCAGAAGTTTTATGGGCTGTAACGAGCAGGTTCGATCCTGCAAGAGATATTGTGGTAATAGAAAATGCTCCAATAGATTCGCTCGACCACTCAACCTACAGGCAGAACCTTGGAGGCAAGCTGGGAATAGATGCAACCAAGAAGTGGAAGGAGGAAGGTTTCGAGAGAGAGTGGCCAGAAGTCGTGAGCATGGATGAGGATGTTGAGAGAAGAGCTTTGGAGATCTGGAACAGAATAAAGCACCTTATAGTCCCCTGATTTCTTCAAGTATTATTTCTATAGCTTTTGGTATCGCCTTTTTTACTTCATCGCTGAGCTCCATTCCCTCCTCAATCGTTTTTGGCTCTATCCCAACAACAACAATGTTCTGCGGAAGATTCAGTAAGTCCTTTCCCATCTTGAATGCTGTAACGAAATCTATGTCATGAGCCGAGATTAGGTTTTTCAGCGGTGTGTCAAGAATCTCATACAGCGAAAATCTGTAAATATCTCCAGGCTTTCCTCCTCCGAAAACAGCATCCACGATTACTGCTTTGTCGCTATCAGACAGAAGGTTCAGTAAAGCAATGCCCAGAGTTGCTCCATCATACACTTCCACATAATCCGGCAACTCGAGTTTTCTCAATTCTTCAACAACCCTGACTCCAACACCCTCATCCCTGAGCAGGATGTTGCCAATACCCAGAACAACTACCCTCAAGCTGATTCTCCTAGCTCTAAATTTAAAATAAAAAAGTATAAAAATTACTCAACAATCTTCTCTTCTCTCTTACCAGTGAACATTGACTTCAGCACACCGAAGATAATTACTGCATATATGTGAACGATCATGACCGTTGCAAAGAGGTACATGAACAGCAGATGCACGGCCCTTACGAATGCGTAGCCGCTCTCCGCTCCAAATATTGGTCCAATAGCATCGCCGATTGCGAAAACCCATGAGAAGAAGTCCTTGAATGCCATAGCAAGTCCTGTAAAGCCAATGATTACAGCGAGGACGAAGTACCCCCACCAGACCATTACCTGTGTGGGGACGATCTTCTCCACATATTCACCTTTCTTTGGATCGTAGGCTCTCGGGTCTTCTATATGTGGTCCTCCAAACCAGGCTCTCGTCTCAGCCAGAAGGAACTTCAGGCTGTAGATGATCCTGCTGAGGGATATCCACTTCCACTCCTTGGTTAGCATATAGTAAGTGAACATGACCCACAGTACTCCAAACACCAGCCCGACATAGACATGCGTGGAGGTAACATTGTCTCCAAGGAATCTGATGCCGTAATGTCCTCCTATCTCAAGCCCTGTGAATCCAAGGATTATACCCGTAATTACTATGCTCCAGTGAACGACTCTGGTAAAAAGTGAATGTCTGTTAACTTCCATTGTCTTCATCGCAAACACCTTTACTTAATCATGAAGTGGACACCGCAGGCGATGCACGGATCGAAGCTTCTGACGATGGTTATTGCAAGTGTTGTGTTGTACTCACCCTCCATGTTGAGCTGTACCAGTCCAAGCGGAGTTAATGCTACAGCGAGGGCATCTCCCCATGAAACTGTTCCCAGCCCAAATGCTGATGCATCTATATCCTTCTCCGGATACAGGGCGTTTGCAATGGTTGGAACATCGAGCTTCGGTAGCCATGTTCCCTCGAGAGCTTTCTCAACCGGCCCGGGCTGGTCCATGTCATCCCTCGGACCGAGGTTCCATGTACTGGGCACGATGCACTGGTAGTTATCGATCTTCTTATTCCTTATCTTGGTGTAATGCAGCAATGCCCCTCTCGGAGCATCCCACAGACCCATTCCCTCTGCGTTGTCCGGGACATAACTGTAGTCCGGTATCTTGGCATTCACTATGTCATCGTGCATGAACTGCTTGAGTTCGATCGCCCATTCCATTGTCTTCGTTGCAAACAGCAAGGTCTGTGCAACTCTGGCAGCAACCCTGTCGATAACCGAGCCCTTTGGATTCAGCACATTCCACTCGAATGTGAACGACTTCCCGTTAACAGGATTCGTGACATCGATCTTCCACTTGAGTCCGAATGTGTTGATCATTCTCGCCAGTGGTCCGACCTCATAAACCTTGCCGTCGTATCTCGGAGCTTTCATCCACGCATAGGCTCCAGGCTTGTCCTTTACCGGCTTTGTTACACCCTCAGATGGGTGCAGCCCGGTTGCGCTGTCATCGTATCTTGAGTACTTCACATACTCCCTTATCTTCTTGTGTGTAAACTTCTTGGGACTGCCATCCCAGGCTCCCGCCCTGATCAGAGCGTTCTCTCTATATCCCTCTTCTCCATCCTGAACCCTTACCCACTTGTCGTAGTCGTTGTAGTCCGGGAACAGACCGAAAGAGAGGAAGTTCCCATATGTCTGACCCAGATCCTGCAATCCGTTGAAGTCTATATCAAGCAGAGAGCTTACAGTCTCAGCAATATGATCGTTCTTGCTGACAATTGCCATTAGATCTGGAACCATGACATTGACCACGAAGTCCCAGAGTTCCGTCATAGCGCTCAGAGTGTTGGCGATTCTGTCGAGGGTTGGCTTTACGGTCATACCACCCGGATACTCCGATGTGTGGTGCGGGAACTTACCGCCCCAAAGGGCCACGACCCTGTTAACCTTCCTCTGCATCTCTATGCAAGCTGCATAGCTTGAACCAAGACCGAGTGCTTTTATCCCCTTCTTTCCAAGAGCAGGTGGAACCATTGGTGGGTATTTCGCAAGAACACCAAGCTCTGGTCCTATGAGTAGATATGTGTGTATCATGTGGTCATAAACATAGTAAGCTCCATGCAGGATGTTTCTCATCAGAACTGCTGCTGGTGGAGGAGTTACACCATACGCATGATCAAGAGCCTGAATTGCCGTCTCACCATGAGGTGCTGGACAGACACCGCAGATTCTCTGAGTTATGAAGAATGCATCCCTTGGGTCCCTGCCTTTGAGTATGATCTCCCAGCCCCTGAAGAGGTTTGTGAGGCTGTAAGCTTTATCAACTATAGTCCATGTTCCTGTAGAGGTTGTTATATCCTTGGTCTCCATTCTTGCTCCAAGGTGACCCTCAATTCTTGTTATCGGATCCATTACAACTTCTGCCATTTATATCACTCCTCCTTCTCCTCCTTCTTACCACTGGTTACAGCCCTCTTAACCCCGTGAATGACTATACCTGCTGCTGCAGCACCAAGCAATCCCTGACCGAGAGTTCCAAAGTCAACACCGAGAACTGCCGGCAGAGATGCTACTGGCTTGTAGAACGGTGAGAACTTGTCCGGCCATCCAGGTTCAGAACAACCAATGCACATATTCGTCTCAACACAATAGCTTATATGCATGTTCCACTTTCTCAATGCACAGTCGGTCTTTGTTATCGGGCCTTTACAACCCATAACATACCTGCATCCTTCCTCTCCAGGCCTTCTCGTGAATATACCCCTATCATAGTATGGTCTGTACGGACAGATCTCGTCATGCATGTTCTTTCCGAAGAATGCTTTGGGTCTGCCATACTCATCAAGATCAGGAGTAGCCCCAATCATAACAGCTGCAATGGTTAAAACCAGATGGTCTGGATGGACAGGACAAAGAGGTATGTTTATCACGGGCTTGTTGATCCCAACCTCTTTGAAGAACTCGCTAACACCCATTGCTCCTGTTGGATTCGGTTTCGCAGCCGGAATTCCTCCATAGGTGGCGCACTGTCCAACAGCAATGACCGCATCAGCAACCTCACCGGCCTCCTTCAGGTGATCCCTGAAGTCCTTTCCGGCAATAGTACAGTAGCCCTCCTCCTGAACTGCCCCTTCAACAATCAGGACTCTTCTACCCGGTGTGCCTTGCGCCCATCTCTCATCTTTCAGTCTCTCTGCCAAGCTTCCTGATGCTGGGTGTATTGTTTCCATGTAGTCCGGAAGGGCTATCGGTAGACCTGATGTCCCGACTGTAATTTCAGTCAGTATTTGCACAAGATCTGGCTCACTCGCCTGGGCAAAAGAGATCGTACAGCCAGTACATGCCGCACCATTTAGCCAGTTGATGTGCCAGTAATCCTTTACCTCGCTAACGGCTTTGACAATTTCGCTCTTATATGTTGTCAGAAAAGCGGTAGCACCCATCATAGCTGCAAGTTTCATAAAATTCCTTCTCGTTAACTTCGGTTTTAACTCCATCAAACAACCCCCTTTCCTTTCCAACTGTATTTACATACTCCATCAAATATAACCTTTAAAAATTTTTCTGTCAGATCTTACGAATAGTCTAAAATAGGTAATGCGGTGTTACTTTAATCGTATAAAGTTAATACTAGACTCCCCCGAATTGAATAACCCTTACGGTGAAATTTTTATCCAAAAAAGATTAAACGATCCAACTTTATAGATTCATACTGGAATACAAATCCGGAATTTTAAATTATAGTAAGAATATGAATGGCCCAGATGATTAATAATAAACAATTCGCTTATTTTCTATTAAGACGAACTATAATAAGTTTTTAATAATTGATAATTTTAATTATTAATAATACCGATTCAGTTTCCAATTTTAGATTTATGGTTGATCAATAGTTAGGACACAACCAATAGATCAATCGATTTTCTCGACATTAACTCTCCACATAGAAGCTATTAGAGACGCTATCTTTGGATTCCTGAATCTTCTTACGAG
This genomic window contains:
- a CDS encoding methyltransferase domain-containing protein — encoded protein: MKETKPEIIGVLFAKLKPNKKDVFADIGCGSGAVSEFFSRYVSKVYAVERDESMLQIAKERLKGNNIELILSDGYDFLKEHDCDIAFFGGTKGIERMLEVCDAERIAVNAARIEVAVEVTKKMKSMGIFDEVLILNISRSYELAGGTAFRTLNPVFMILGKR
- a CDS encoding cobalt-factor II C(20)-methyltransferase, with translation MLYGVGLGPGDKKLLTLRAVEIIKEVDEVIVPGKMAYELIKDIREPRIVEFPMGKSEEVARSLAREISERDDDTAFCCIGDPIFYSTFHHIVEELLAINPEAEVEVIPGVSSINSALAKTRTFINNSMLLTTQDFFDVDVAVVLKAKRSKEVVEKLKERGFNEFILIERMFMDGEKVYESIPNRADYFSVLIAKK
- a CDS encoding menaquinone biosynthesis decarboxylase, which produces MPYQDLRDFIHKLEEENELARIREEISPELEMTVIAEKAVKNGGKALLFEKPKGYDIPVLMNAFGTEKRMKMALEVERLEEIGERLIGLTKIKPSGLIDGLKNISVLKDAMSFIPKKVRKGACKEVITEPDLSKFPILKCWPGDAGRFITFPVVITKDPETGELNAGMYRMQVFDEKTTGMHWQIHKHGAEHFRKSEGKIEAAVAIGVDPAVLYASTAPLPTGMDEFMFAGFIRRERVKLVDCETVDLMVPADAEIVLEGYVEGERIEGPFGDHTGYYTPPEKYPVFHVTAITHRENPIYHATVVGKPPMEDAWLGKATERIFLPVLRMLFPEIVDINLPIEGTFHNLAIVSIDKKYPGHAKKVMFALWGIGMLSLTKIVIVVDSDVNVQNLSEVLWAVTSRFDPARDIVVIENAPIDSLDHSTYRQNLGGKLGIDATKKWKEEGFEREWPEVVSMDEDVERRALEIWNRIKHLIVP
- a CDS encoding hydrogenase maturation protease encodes the protein MRVVVLGIGNILLRDEGVGVRVVEELRKLELPDYVEVYDGATLGIALLNLLSDSDKAVIVDAVFGGGKPGDIYRFSLYEILDTPLKNLISAHDIDFVTAFKMGKDLLNLPQNIVVVGIEPKTIEEGMELSDEVKKAIPKAIEIILEEIRGL
- a CDS encoding cytochrome b/b6 domain-containing protein, translated to MKTMEVNRHSLFTRVVHWSIVITGIILGFTGLEIGGHYGIRFLGDNVTSTHVYVGLVFGVLWVMFTYYMLTKEWKWISLSRIIYSLKFLLAETRAWFGGPHIEDPRAYDPKKGEYVEKIVPTQVMVWWGYFVLAVIIGFTGLAMAFKDFFSWVFAIGDAIGPIFGAESGYAFVRAVHLLFMYLFATVMIVHIYAVIIFGVLKSMFTGKREEKIVE
- a CDS encoding nickel-dependent hydrogenase large subunit, which produces MAEVVMDPITRIEGHLGARMETKDITTSTGTWTIVDKAYSLTNLFRGWEIILKGRDPRDAFFITQRICGVCPAPHGETAIQALDHAYGVTPPPAAVLMRNILHGAYYVYDHMIHTYLLIGPELGVLAKYPPMVPPALGKKGIKALGLGSSYAACIEMQRKVNRVVALWGGKFPHHTSEYPGGMTVKPTLDRIANTLSAMTELWDFVVNVMVPDLMAIVSKNDHIAETVSSLLDIDFNGLQDLGQTYGNFLSFGLFPDYNDYDKWVRVQDGEEGYRENALIRAGAWDGSPKKFTHKKIREYVKYSRYDDSATGLHPSEGVTKPVKDKPGAYAWMKAPRYDGKVYEVGPLARMINTFGLKWKIDVTNPVNGKSFTFEWNVLNPKGSVIDRVAARVAQTLLFATKTMEWAIELKQFMHDDIVNAKIPDYSYVPDNAEGMGLWDAPRGALLHYTKIRNKKIDNYQCIVPSTWNLGPRDDMDQPGPVEKALEGTWLPKLDVPTIANALYPEKDIDASAFGLGTVSWGDALAVALTPLGLVQLNMEGEYNTTLAITIVRSFDPCIACGVHFMIK
- a CDS encoding hydrogenase small subunit, which gives rise to MELKPKLTRRNFMKLAAMMGATAFLTTYKSEIVKAVSEVKDYWHINWLNGAACTGCTISFAQASEPDLVQILTEITVGTSGLPIALPDYMETIHPASGSLAERLKDERWAQGTPGRRVLIVEGAVQEEGYCTIAGKDFRDHLKEAGEVADAVIAVGQCATYGGIPAAKPNPTGAMGVSEFFKEVGINKPVINIPLCPVHPDHLVLTIAAVMIGATPDLDEYGRPKAFFGKNMHDEICPYRPYYDRGIFTRRPGEEGCRYVMGCKGPITKTDCALRKWNMHISYCVETNMCIGCSEPGWPDKFSPFYKPVASLPAVLGVDFGTLGQGLLGAAAAGIVIHGVKRAVTSGKKEEKEE